One genomic segment of Chitinophaga sancti includes these proteins:
- a CDS encoding alpha/beta hydrolase, whose product MIRLILIVLLLLTSLLTVIKAPTYNLWKLAIAAAEFAWVFIAITIVVLLSGFLAQRYTTTGTVLGLIAIVLFLSPFFRAYDVASHLPKAMDKALGDQSDTTPLNLSVIFSGYKEAPVAYKSLPYCGNLHLDFYPAIHPGNHPCVVVVHGGSWSSGNSQDLPELNTYLANHGYHVAAINYRLAPQNICPAPVEDVYQAMDYLRAHAEELRIDTNNFVLMGRSAGAQIALLAAYKQHVQGLKGVVDFYGPADMVWGYSLPASPLVMDSRKVMENYLGGTYSAVPNNYSASSPVEFVNRNTVPTLIIHGEHDVLVAYEHSIRLEKKLQDNGIKYFFLSLPWATHGFDYNLKGPGGQLSTYSVLRFLQNICYEQQS is encoded by the coding sequence ATGATCCGTCTTATTTTAATTGTCCTTTTACTGCTGACTTCTTTACTCACAGTTATCAAAGCACCAACTTACAACCTGTGGAAGCTCGCTATCGCCGCAGCTGAATTCGCGTGGGTTTTTATTGCTATTACGATAGTGGTTTTATTGAGTGGTTTCCTGGCGCAACGCTACACTACGACTGGAACAGTATTAGGCCTGATTGCCATCGTACTTTTTTTATCCCCATTCTTCAGAGCATATGATGTAGCCAGTCACCTGCCCAAAGCAATGGACAAGGCCCTCGGCGATCAGTCAGACACTACTCCTTTGAACCTGTCTGTCATATTCTCCGGTTACAAAGAAGCGCCTGTTGCTTATAAAAGCCTGCCTTACTGTGGCAATCTGCACCTGGACTTCTACCCTGCTATTCACCCGGGCAATCATCCCTGTGTAGTAGTGGTACATGGCGGATCATGGAGCAGTGGGAACAGTCAGGATCTGCCTGAACTGAATACATATCTGGCGAATCATGGCTATCATGTAGCTGCTATCAATTACAGACTGGCACCGCAAAACATCTGCCCTGCACCGGTGGAAGATGTGTATCAGGCCATGGATTACCTGCGTGCACATGCGGAAGAATTAAGAATTGATACAAACAATTTCGTACTGATGGGTCGCTCTGCAGGCGCACAGATTGCACTACTGGCAGCCTACAAACAGCATGTGCAGGGTTTAAAAGGTGTAGTAGATTTCTATGGTCCTGCTGATATGGTATGGGGATATTCACTACCTGCAAGTCCATTGGTAATGGATTCCAGGAAAGTCATGGAAAACTACCTGGGAGGCACTTACAGCGCTGTACCCAATAATTATTCAGCCAGTTCCCCCGTTGAATTCGTGAACAGAAACACAGTGCCTACGTTAATCATTCATGGTGAACATGATGTACTCGTAGCGTATGAACATAGCATCAGACTGGAAAAGAAACTACAGGACAACGGTATTAAATATTTCTTTCTCTCACTACCCTGGGCCACACACGGATTTGATTACAACCTGAAAGGCCCGGGCGGACAATTATCCACCTACTCGGTATTAAGATTTTTACAAAATATATGTTACGAACAGCAATCATAG
- a CDS encoding ATP-binding protein, with protein MQLNVFSTDSQKTGFRLQYMEVFNWGTFDEHIHTIKPEGETSLLTGANGSGKTTFIDALLTLMVPEKKYRFYNQSSGSEKKGDRTEDSYVMGGYGMVNNEATGVTKTLYLRENKEEAYSILLANFANEAEQFVTIFQVRYFVNGDMRKIFGVAHRAMHIADDFRPFDLGGQWKKRIDQLFNKGARKQVEWFDAASKYAQRLVDALGMQSIQALQLFNQTVGIKVLGNLDDFIRTNMLEPRNMEEQFQELKKHLTTLLDAQRNIEKAEEQIRMLEPIKEHHANFANLSAKISGYKQDLNTATIWNSFTRSQLLGQALQEKRQEVTILLRKIEESKTQMNELLEQERTTRNMLEQNKAGQRLQQLEKTIEELRQKKVAAETNLQEFMNWCEALHIKDNEINDEATYTRLLKEAGRAALKLETEQRLNEEDEYSAKRVKEKADGEKDSLEKEIELLHQSKNNIPSHLIQLRKDMCNYLKIDEGEILFAGELIQVKPEELHWQPAIEKLLHSFSLRLLVPDKHYKKVTSYVNNNNMRTRLVYYQIKESALTLYPDENTVYEKLDFHPDHKLTEWVEQQIIQNFNYTCVENEKSLHRYDMAITIEGLIKNRDRHEKDDRSGRNDEARYVMGWNNDRKKEALIAKRNKLNEAITSSTEILQTCKTRSARLQKQFYAAGRLKEHKGFEELNIPKLQKNIHKAEEQIASMRDENMELDALTEQLQDVEKQKQQVQESQATLIRNEALAQRTISDMETEQENLQALLQHITDTDKDQLLQFQQQHSQELSEVTLDNIGSVYKSLRDSKEQNLKQAEDASHKEEVLLNRSINRLKNPSPELLARFPDWSADVHAMSEEAKNAGEYIEWLDKLSNDNLPRFKKDFESYINVTITYKIGGLNEEMEKWERDITNTIHKLNQSLSGINFNRLPDTYIQLVKRPVPTGTEVREFKSRLLDALPQAANWQQSTFEEKAMHFRERVMPLITALDESETYRNRVMDARNWFEFWADERYRNTNESKKIYRQMGQLSGGEKAQLTYTILCSAIAYQFGITREGKNTRSLRFIAVDESFSNQDEEKATYLMELCKQLHLQLLVVTPSDKIAVVQQFIAHVHLVQRVNNRHSVLYNMTVKELQDKISDVEVA; from the coding sequence ATGCAATTAAACGTATTCAGCACAGATAGTCAAAAGACCGGCTTCCGCCTGCAATATATGGAAGTGTTCAACTGGGGGACCTTTGATGAACACATTCATACAATTAAGCCAGAAGGGGAGACCAGTCTGCTCACCGGCGCTAATGGCAGTGGCAAGACTACCTTTATCGATGCCCTGCTCACCCTGATGGTGCCGGAAAAGAAATACCGCTTTTATAACCAGAGTAGTGGTAGTGAAAAGAAAGGTGACCGAACCGAAGATTCCTATGTAATGGGAGGTTATGGTATGGTGAACAATGAAGCCACCGGCGTGACCAAAACCCTGTACCTGCGCGAGAACAAAGAAGAAGCCTACAGCATTCTGCTGGCCAACTTTGCCAACGAAGCAGAACAGTTTGTGACCATCTTCCAGGTGAGGTACTTCGTGAATGGCGACATGCGCAAGATATTTGGTGTCGCACACAGAGCCATGCACATTGCAGACGATTTCCGTCCGTTCGATCTGGGTGGTCAGTGGAAAAAACGTATCGATCAGCTCTTTAACAAAGGTGCGCGTAAACAGGTAGAATGGTTTGACGCCGCCAGCAAATATGCACAACGACTGGTAGATGCCCTGGGTATGCAGAGTATACAGGCATTACAGCTCTTTAACCAGACTGTAGGTATCAAGGTGTTGGGTAACCTGGATGATTTTATCCGTACCAACATGTTGGAACCCCGCAATATGGAAGAGCAGTTTCAGGAACTGAAAAAACACCTGACCACGTTGCTGGATGCACAACGCAATATCGAAAAGGCAGAAGAGCAGATCCGCATGCTGGAACCTATCAAGGAGCACCATGCAAACTTTGCCAACCTTTCTGCAAAGATCTCCGGTTACAAGCAGGACCTGAATACGGCTACCATCTGGAATAGTTTTACCCGTAGCCAGTTACTGGGCCAGGCTTTGCAAGAGAAACGTCAGGAAGTGACCATCCTGCTCCGCAAGATAGAAGAGTCTAAAACACAGATGAATGAACTGCTGGAACAGGAGCGTACTACCCGCAATATGCTGGAACAGAACAAAGCTGGTCAGCGCCTGCAACAACTGGAAAAGACCATCGAAGAACTGCGCCAGAAGAAAGTAGCGGCCGAGACAAACCTGCAGGAGTTTATGAACTGGTGCGAAGCACTGCACATAAAGGATAACGAAATCAATGACGAAGCTACCTATACACGTCTCCTGAAAGAAGCTGGCCGTGCTGCGCTGAAACTGGAAACAGAGCAGCGCCTCAATGAAGAAGATGAGTACAGCGCCAAGCGTGTAAAGGAAAAAGCGGATGGGGAAAAAGATAGCCTGGAAAAGGAAATAGAACTCCTGCACCAGTCAAAGAACAACATCCCTTCTCACCTCATCCAGTTGCGCAAAGACATGTGCAATTACCTGAAGATAGATGAAGGCGAAATCCTCTTTGCAGGTGAACTGATCCAGGTAAAACCGGAAGAACTGCACTGGCAGCCAGCTATCGAAAAATTACTGCATTCCTTTTCACTACGCCTGCTGGTACCGGATAAGCACTACAAGAAGGTGACCAGTTATGTGAACAACAATAACATGCGTACCCGCCTGGTCTACTACCAGATCAAGGAATCTGCACTTACCCTGTATCCGGATGAAAACACAGTCTATGAAAAACTGGATTTCCATCCTGATCACAAACTCACAGAGTGGGTAGAACAGCAGATCATCCAGAATTTCAACTACACCTGTGTAGAAAACGAAAAGTCCCTGCATCGGTATGATATGGCCATCACCATCGAAGGGCTGATCAAGAACAGGGATCGCCATGAAAAGGATGACCGCTCCGGCAGGAATGACGAAGCCCGTTATGTAATGGGTTGGAACAACGACAGGAAAAAAGAAGCATTGATTGCTAAACGTAATAAGCTGAATGAAGCCATTACGTCCAGCACCGAAATATTGCAAACCTGCAAAACCCGTTCTGCACGGTTGCAAAAGCAATTCTATGCTGCCGGCCGCTTAAAGGAACACAAGGGTTTTGAAGAGCTGAACATCCCTAAGCTCCAAAAGAACATTCACAAAGCAGAAGAGCAGATTGCTTCCATGCGTGATGAAAATATGGAGCTGGATGCACTGACAGAACAGTTGCAGGATGTAGAAAAACAAAAGCAGCAAGTACAGGAATCACAGGCAACCCTGATCAGGAACGAAGCGCTGGCACAACGTACCATCTCTGATATGGAAACAGAGCAGGAAAACCTGCAGGCCCTGTTACAGCACATTACAGATACAGACAAAGACCAGCTGTTGCAATTCCAGCAGCAGCATAGTCAGGAGCTGAGTGAGGTGACGCTGGATAATATCGGCAGCGTGTACAAGTCGCTGCGTGATAGTAAAGAACAAAACCTGAAGCAGGCAGAAGATGCCAGCCATAAAGAAGAAGTATTGCTGAACCGCAGTATCAATCGTCTTAAAAACCCTTCTCCTGAGTTATTAGCGCGTTTCCCTGATTGGAGTGCAGATGTACATGCCATGTCAGAAGAGGCGAAAAATGCGGGCGAATACATCGAATGGCTGGATAAACTGAGCAATGATAACCTGCCCCGTTTCAAAAAGGATTTCGAAAGCTATATCAACGTCACCATCACTTACAAGATCGGTGGGCTGAATGAGGAGATGGAAAAGTGGGAGCGGGATATCACCAACACGATCCACAAGCTAAATCAATCCCTGAGTGGTATCAACTTCAACCGTTTGCCGGATACTTATATCCAGCTGGTGAAGCGACCCGTGCCTACCGGTACAGAAGTAAGGGAATTCAAAAGCCGCTTACTCGATGCCCTGCCACAGGCGGCTAACTGGCAACAGAGCACTTTCGAAGAAAAAGCTATGCACTTCCGTGAAAGAGTGATGCCATTGATCACCGCACTGGATGAAAGTGAAACTTACCGTAACAGGGTAATGGATGCCCGTAACTGGTTTGAATTCTGGGCGGATGAAAGGTATCGCAATACCAATGAATCCAAGAAGATCTACCGCCAGATGGGACAGCTGTCAGGTGGTGAAAAAGCACAATTGACCTACACCATACTCTGTAGTGCCATTGCGTACCAGTTTGGTATTACAAGAGAAGGTAAGAATACCCGCAGCCTCCGCTTCATTGCGGTGGATGAGAGCTTCAGCAACCAGGATGAGGAAAAGGCGACTTACCTGATGGAACTCTGTAAGCAGCTGCACTTACAATTGCTGGTGGTAACGCCAAGTGATAAGATTGCCGTGGTACAACAGTTCATTGCCCATGTACATCTGGTACAAAGAGTGAATAACAGGCACAGTGTGCTCTACAATATGACGGTAAAAGAATTGCAGGATAAGATTTCTGATGTAGAAGTTGCCTGA
- a CDS encoding glycosyltransferase, whose product MIISVGICTYNSEKYLPEQLETIIHQTLRVNEIVVIDDASTDQTIRILHDYASRYPGLFRIIRNEKNKGARKNFERALAESKGDIIFLSDHDDCWLPEKVAKVVAHFAAHPQDKVVFTNGVFMDENSAALPSTLWDVVGFTAEVRAYTQTKDDLLRYLLKHGRIVTGATLALKKESLSQILPFRLMHKIWHDAWIALVAANAKMLGYIEEPLIRYRVHSKQQVGYGYMEKIKNSHPVPALQLKELRVEIGDEELIQLIHVRRKRVRLVRRLSRYIKLDPVISTEILQERKASEQAFSRAKSLPVRWLESFRKMFK is encoded by the coding sequence TTGATCATATCCGTCGGCATCTGCACCTACAACAGTGAAAAATACCTTCCGGAACAGCTGGAAACCATCATTCACCAAACGCTTCGTGTGAATGAAATCGTGGTGATCGACGACGCTTCTACAGATCAGACTATCCGGATATTACATGATTATGCCAGCCGCTACCCGGGTCTTTTCCGCATTATCCGCAATGAAAAGAACAAAGGTGCGCGTAAGAATTTCGAACGTGCATTGGCTGAGAGCAAGGGAGACATCATCTTTCTGAGTGATCATGATGATTGCTGGTTGCCTGAGAAGGTGGCAAAGGTAGTTGCGCATTTTGCCGCGCATCCGCAGGACAAAGTTGTGTTTACCAATGGTGTGTTCATGGATGAAAACAGTGCTGCATTACCTTCTACCTTGTGGGATGTAGTGGGCTTTACTGCCGAAGTAAGAGCATATACACAAACAAAGGATGACCTGCTCCGCTACCTGTTGAAACACGGTCGTATTGTAACAGGGGCTACGCTGGCGCTCAAAAAAGAGAGCCTGTCACAGATCCTGCCTTTCCGCCTGATGCACAAGATCTGGCATGATGCCTGGATCGCGCTGGTGGCTGCAAATGCAAAGATGCTGGGATATATAGAAGAGCCATTGATCCGTTACCGTGTGCATAGTAAGCAACAGGTAGGGTATGGGTATATGGAAAAAATAAAAAACAGTCATCCTGTGCCAGCGTTGCAATTGAAAGAGTTAAGAGTAGAGATTGGTGATGAAGAACTGATACAGCTTATACATGTAAGAAGAAAAAGAGTTAGATTAGTCAGGCGTCTTTCGCGCTATATAAAATTAGATCCTGTGATCAGTACAGAAATACTACAGGAACGTAAGGCATCGGAACAGGCTTTCTCCCGTGCAAAGTCACTGCCGGTGAGATGGCTGGAATCATTCAGGAAAATGTTTAAATAG
- a CDS encoding NAD(P)/FAD-dependent oxidoreductase, giving the protein MLRTAIIGTGIAGMGCGHFLHPTDDITFYEQLDYVGGHTNTVTVDEDGKPVYIDTGFMVFNYQTYPNLCKLFEQIKAPVKKTDMSFSVQHIPSGLEYSGSGINHLFAQRKNIFNPSYIRMLMQIGRFNKESVRILDDPRYANHTIGQFIREGGYGEDMLWKYLVPMSSAVWSTPMQQMLDFPAVTLIRFFYNHGFLGLHTQHQWYTLNKGSQSYREILIAPFRNRIHINRKAVKVTRTPDGKATIHAADGTAQEYDRVILACHADQALALLSEPTNKEQQLLSAFKYQYNKAVLHTDEKTMPVKKLAWSSWNYRIENEQPSTIYWMNKLQGVSDKKNYFVSINPHAQLDASKIIKEIDYEHPLFDLAAIEAQSALPQLNADGPVYYCGSYFKYGFHEDAFTSAVNLCSHLLKRRVI; this is encoded by the coding sequence ATGTTACGAACAGCAATCATAGGCACCGGCATAGCCGGTATGGGATGCGGACATTTCCTACACCCTACTGACGACATCACGTTTTATGAACAACTCGATTATGTAGGTGGTCATACAAACACTGTGACTGTAGATGAAGATGGAAAGCCGGTGTACATTGATACCGGGTTTATGGTTTTTAATTACCAAACGTATCCCAACCTTTGTAAACTGTTTGAACAGATTAAAGCACCTGTGAAAAAGACAGACATGTCTTTCAGTGTGCAGCACATTCCCTCCGGGCTTGAATACAGCGGTTCCGGTATCAATCATCTCTTTGCACAACGCAAAAACATTTTCAATCCTTCTTACATCAGGATGCTCATGCAGATTGGCCGCTTCAATAAAGAGAGCGTACGTATTCTGGATGATCCTAGATATGCGAATCATACAATCGGACAATTTATACGCGAAGGTGGTTATGGTGAAGACATGTTGTGGAAATACCTCGTACCCATGAGCTCCGCTGTGTGGTCTACCCCTATGCAACAGATGCTGGACTTCCCTGCGGTGACACTCATCCGTTTCTTTTACAACCATGGTTTTCTCGGCCTGCATACACAACACCAGTGGTATACACTGAACAAAGGGAGTCAGTCATACAGAGAGATCTTAATTGCGCCTTTCAGAAACCGTATTCACATCAATAGAAAAGCAGTGAAAGTAACGCGCACGCCTGACGGAAAAGCTACCATACATGCAGCAGATGGCACAGCACAGGAATATGACAGGGTGATACTGGCCTGCCATGCCGACCAGGCACTGGCATTGCTTTCAGAACCAACTAATAAAGAACAGCAACTACTTTCTGCTTTCAAATATCAATACAACAAAGCTGTATTACATACAGATGAGAAGACCATGCCAGTTAAAAAGCTGGCATGGAGCAGCTGGAACTATCGTATAGAAAACGAGCAACCCAGCACCATTTACTGGATGAATAAGTTACAAGGCGTATCCGACAAGAAAAACTATTTTGTATCTATCAATCCCCATGCACAGCTGGATGCCAGCAAGATCATCAAAGAGATAGACTACGAGCATCCGCTATTTGACCTGGCTGCTATTGAAGCCCAGTCTGCTTTACCTCAATTGAATGCCGATGGTCCTGTCTACTATTGTGGTAGTTACTTTAAGTATGGATTCCATGAAGATGCATTTACCAGCGCAGTGAATCTCTGTTCTCATTTGTTAAAGAGACGCGTTATTTAA
- a CDS encoding cyclopropane-fatty-acyl-phospholipid synthase family protein — MQTSTLPYAKKSKSIYQDIVLKVMAGMNQGLLHLTLQDGEQLTIGNGEGNIRANIRINDAAFYSRILLYGDVGFGEAYVDGLWDTDNITNVIKWALHNVENTPGLSGSKTKQFAFNLFSWFNRLYHNRRANTLKGSRKNISAHYDLDNDFFASFLDPTMTYSSAYYYKEDLTLEEAQLAKYERLCQQLHLKTDDHVLEIGSGWGGNAIYMAKTYGCKITSLTISQEQYKLAVERVSAAGLQDRVNIQLRDYRMMEGSFDKIVSIEMLEAVGHDYLPMYFTKCHELLKKDGILAIQVITAPDSRYDSLRKGVDWIQKHIFPGSLLPSVAAINNAVNRTGDMTMVDLKDLGPDYARTLKAWFDAFNENLQPDMSTAFIRKWNYYLCYCEAAFAMRNINVMQLVYTRPNNLNR, encoded by the coding sequence ATGCAAACATCCACACTTCCATATGCAAAAAAGAGTAAAAGTATCTACCAGGATATTGTACTGAAAGTGATGGCGGGTATGAACCAGGGATTGCTACACCTGACCTTGCAGGATGGTGAACAGCTCACTATCGGAAATGGAGAAGGTAATATCAGGGCGAATATCCGTATCAATGATGCCGCGTTTTATAGCAGGATACTGTTGTATGGAGATGTAGGATTTGGAGAAGCATATGTAGATGGGCTGTGGGATACAGACAATATTACGAATGTGATAAAGTGGGCGTTACATAATGTAGAGAACACACCGGGATTATCAGGTAGTAAAACAAAACAATTTGCTTTTAACCTGTTTAGCTGGTTTAATAGATTGTACCATAACAGGAGAGCGAATACACTGAAAGGGTCGCGGAAAAATATCTCTGCCCATTACGATCTGGACAATGATTTCTTTGCCAGCTTCCTGGATCCGACTATGACATATTCAAGTGCTTATTATTATAAAGAAGACCTGACGCTGGAAGAAGCACAGCTGGCAAAATATGAGCGGTTGTGTCAGCAACTACATTTAAAAACGGATGATCATGTGCTGGAAATAGGCAGTGGCTGGGGTGGAAATGCTATTTATATGGCAAAGACATATGGCTGTAAAATAACGTCACTGACTATTTCACAGGAACAGTATAAGCTGGCTGTAGAGCGTGTTTCAGCTGCAGGCCTGCAAGACAGGGTGAATATCCAGCTAAGAGATTACAGGATGATGGAAGGCAGCTTTGATAAGATTGTATCTATCGAAATGCTGGAAGCTGTAGGACATGATTATTTGCCGATGTACTTTACAAAATGCCATGAACTGTTGAAAAAAGATGGCATACTGGCCATACAGGTGATCACTGCTCCTGATTCAAGGTATGATAGTTTAAGAAAAGGTGTGGATTGGATTCAGAAACATATCTTCCCGGGGTCATTGTTACCATCAGTAGCAGCTATCAACAATGCAGTGAACAGAACCGGAGATATGACAATGGTAGACCTAAAAGATTTAGGACCTGACTATGCCAGAACATTGAAGGCATGGTTTGATGCCTTCAATGAAAACCTGCAGCCTGATATGAGTACTGCATTTATCCGCAAGTGGAATTACTACCTATGCTATTGCGAGGCAGCATTTGCTATGCGGAATATCAATGTCATGCAGCTGGTATATACCAGACCCAATAATTTGAACCGATAG
- a CDS encoding DUF4194 domain-containing protein translates to MSTPVKILPYASLVVKLLKGPVEYVEKSAWEKLLQYKVELIIFLQQLGLTLVLDEQDGYAFVKHAMSEDEEAYVSWVQRRSFSYEESIMLVLLREMMAEFEISDSSSRELIKKRREIKEYAELFFKEGASRIRFLKDIDRLIDKVEENGFLQKIENNDLIDEQKFRIRKIIKAKVDGEALEQFQQQLLAHQETPVEAE, encoded by the coding sequence ATGAGTACACCTGTCAAAATATTACCCTACGCTTCCTTAGTAGTCAAGTTGCTCAAAGGACCCGTAGAATATGTAGAAAAAAGTGCCTGGGAGAAACTGTTGCAATACAAGGTGGAACTGATCATCTTTCTTCAGCAACTGGGCCTCACACTGGTACTGGATGAACAGGATGGCTATGCATTTGTAAAGCATGCCATGTCAGAAGACGAAGAAGCCTATGTGAGCTGGGTACAACGCCGCTCTTTCTCTTACGAGGAAAGCATCATGCTGGTGTTGCTGCGCGAGATGATGGCAGAATTCGAAATCAGTGATTCCTCTTCCCGTGAGCTGATCAAGAAGAGAAGGGAGATCAAGGAATATGCAGAACTGTTCTTCAAAGAAGGCGCCAGCCGTATCCGCTTTCTGAAAGATATAGACAGGCTGATCGACAAAGTGGAAGAAAACGGTTTCCTGCAAAAAATAGAGAACAACGACCTGATCGATGAACAGAAGTTCCGCATCAGGAAGATCATCAAAGCTAAAGTAGACGGCGAAGCGCTGGAACAATTCCAGCAACAACTGCTCGCTCACCAGGAAACCCCTGTGGAGGCAGAGTAA
- a CDS encoding DUF1365 domain-containing protein → MHHRLSPKRHQFNYQVFMFYIDLDEIDYLSRHLRFLSRNRFNLFNFREKDHLQITDSQNTREQILAYLQQQGVTTPIGRVMLLTNLCTLGYQFNPVSFYYCYDMQGHPVCSVVEVCNTFGELKPYLLNDTTRTYKGFRLYTGKYFYVSPFSDMDTQFDFDLNIPGERLDIRIDDCHKSGERFLISTLKGERKPLTDGMLLYYFFSFPLITFKVIWMIHWQALRLWLKKLPFHAKAANKHLQRDLYRPYKS, encoded by the coding sequence ATGCACCACAGGCTGTCGCCAAAGCGGCACCAGTTCAACTACCAGGTGTTTATGTTTTACATCGACCTGGATGAAATAGATTATCTGTCAAGGCACCTGCGCTTTCTGAGCAGGAACCGTTTTAACCTGTTTAATTTTCGCGAAAAAGATCATTTGCAAATAACAGATAGTCAGAACACCCGTGAACAGATCCTTGCTTACCTGCAACAGCAGGGCGTTACAACGCCTATCGGACGCGTCATGTTACTGACTAATTTATGTACGTTAGGGTATCAGTTCAATCCTGTTTCATTCTATTACTGTTATGATATGCAGGGGCATCCTGTTTGTTCTGTAGTAGAAGTATGCAATACATTCGGAGAATTGAAACCTTATTTGCTGAACGATACCACACGTACCTATAAAGGATTCAGGCTGTATACAGGTAAATACTTTTATGTGTCTCCTTTTTCCGACATGGATACACAATTTGATTTTGATCTGAATATACCGGGCGAACGATTGGATATACGCATCGATGATTGTCATAAGAGTGGAGAACGATTTTTAATCAGTACACTAAAAGGAGAAAGAAAACCACTGACGGATGGAATGCTGCTCTATTACTTTTTCAGCTTTCCGTTGATTACGTTCAAAGTGATCTGGATGATTCACTGGCAGGCACTTCGCTTATGGTTGAAGAAGTTGCCCTTTCACGCAAAAGCAGCCAACAAGCACCTGCAGCGTGATCTATATCGACCTTACAAATCATAA
- a CDS encoding DUF3375 domain-containing protein, giving the protein MNKDDLFWLISSSPAIQMLRLRNTHWILPFLYSVFKEENRFSIPESQLVQMLAETLSLQEDGVEDLEEARINFGEDEETRSRKYILSWVQKRILQDLPDAEGNTRYQLSAYTEKVFQWMQTLQLRQHVGTESRFKLLFNSLRDIVENTEDDRGKKLEILKNKRAEIDKEIKALELGITPDRYNNAQVEERLELFTRLCYELISDFREVEDNFKQIHRTIVEQHTRAEQSKGAIIGFAFEAYDSLRNSNQGKSFYAFWDFLISRAGQEEWRELTEQLMHLVDERGIQADESFLTNIKSLLLEQGKNVYDANDKMAEKLSRIISEKEIARHRRLRKQINSIKELVFGFKEEEDDVEAGISIDDSAEIRMILERKLTLEQKKTITEVKQPGTATEKIEDMTRFSRLLNTSHINKKYLWTKVEGVLKDKQTATLKEVLEASPLEYGLAEIISYYDFVREKGGKAYTVQNTTELIPLNAEQTRFLEVPYLLFGK; this is encoded by the coding sequence ATGAACAAAGACGATTTATTCTGGCTCATTTCCTCTTCACCTGCTATCCAGATGCTGCGCCTGCGCAACACTCATTGGATACTTCCATTCCTGTACAGCGTGTTCAAGGAAGAGAACCGTTTCTCTATCCCTGAGTCACAACTGGTACAAATGCTGGCGGAAACGCTCAGCCTACAGGAAGACGGCGTGGAAGACCTGGAAGAAGCAAGGATCAACTTTGGTGAAGATGAAGAAACACGTAGCCGAAAATATATACTTAGCTGGGTACAAAAACGCATTCTGCAGGATCTGCCGGATGCCGAAGGCAATACCCGCTATCAGCTAAGCGCTTATACTGAAAAAGTATTCCAGTGGATGCAGACCCTGCAGTTGCGGCAACACGTAGGTACAGAAAGCCGCTTCAAACTCCTCTTCAATTCCCTCCGCGATATTGTAGAGAATACAGAAGATGACAGGGGTAAGAAACTGGAAATACTCAAGAATAAGCGCGCCGAAATTGATAAAGAGATCAAAGCACTGGAACTGGGCATCACCCCCGACAGGTATAACAATGCCCAGGTAGAGGAACGACTGGAACTCTTTACCCGTCTATGCTACGAACTGATCAGCGATTTCCGTGAGGTAGAGGATAACTTCAAGCAGATCCACCGCACGATCGTGGAACAGCATACCCGCGCTGAACAAAGTAAAGGTGCCATCATCGGTTTTGCATTCGAAGCCTACGACTCCCTGCGCAACAGTAACCAGGGTAAGAGCTTCTATGCTTTCTGGGACTTCCTCATCTCCCGTGCCGGCCAGGAAGAATGGCGGGAACTTACCGAACAGCTCATGCACCTGGTAGACGAAAGAGGTATACAGGCTGATGAGTCTTTCCTTACAAACATCAAATCCCTGCTGTTGGAGCAAGGGAAAAACGTATACGATGCCAACGATAAGATGGCGGAAAAACTAAGTCGTATCATCTCCGAAAAAGAGATTGCACGTCACCGCCGCCTGCGCAAGCAGATCAACAGCATCAAGGAACTGGTATTCGGTTTCAAGGAAGAAGAAGACGATGTGGAAGCCGGGATCAGCATTGACGACAGTGCCGAAATCAGGATGATCCTGGAACGTAAGCTTACCCTGGAACAGAAAAAAACTATTACAGAGGTAAAACAACCGGGTACCGCCACTGAAAAAATAGAGGATATGACACGCTTCAGCCGCCTGCTCAATACCTCTCATATCAACAAAAAATACCTGTGGACAAAAGTAGAAGGGGTGCTGAAAGACAAGCAGACCGCTACGCTCAAAGAAGTACTGGAAGCTTCGCCGCTGGAATATGGCCTTGCAGAGATCATCAGCTATTACGACTTTGTAAGGGAAAAAGGCGGCAAAGCATACACCGTACAGAATACCACAGAACTGATACCTCTCAATGCGGAGCAAACCCGCTTTTTGGAAGTACCTTATCTTTTATTCGGAAAATAA